Proteins co-encoded in one Bacillus infantis NRRL B-14911 genomic window:
- the dnaA gene encoding chromosomal replication initiator protein DnaA, protein MENIADLWNNALANIEKKISKPSFDTWLKSTKAHSLQGDLLIITAPNEFARDWLEERYSQLISGILYDITGEELGVKFIIPQNQGEEEVDLPVPPKKGKKDDDQPELPLNMLNPKYTFDTFVIGSGNRFAHAASLAVAEAPAKAYNPLFIYGGVGLGKTHLMHAIGHYVQDHNPAAKVVYLSSEKFTNEFINSIRDNKAVDFRNKYRNVDVLLIDDIQFLAGKEQTQEEFFHTFNTLHEESKQIVISSDRPPKEIPTLEDRLRSRFEWGLITDITPPDLETRIAILRKKAKAEGLDIPNEVMLYIANQIDSNIRELEGALIRVVAYSSLINKDINADLAAEALRDIIPSSKPKVITIHEIQKTVGEHYSVKLEDFKAKKRTKSVAFPRQIAMYLSRELTDFSLPKIGEEFGGRDHTTVIHAHEKISKLLQTDPQLQKQLKELNELLKV, encoded by the coding sequence TTGGAAAACATTGCGGATCTTTGGAATAATGCTCTGGCCAATATCGAAAAAAAAATCAGCAAGCCAAGCTTTGACACATGGCTGAAATCGACCAAGGCACATTCTCTCCAGGGAGACCTGCTCATCATCACGGCACCGAATGAGTTTGCGCGCGATTGGCTGGAAGAACGCTATTCGCAGCTGATTTCCGGGATTCTCTACGACATAACGGGAGAGGAACTGGGGGTTAAATTCATTATTCCGCAGAACCAGGGCGAAGAAGAGGTTGATCTTCCGGTCCCGCCGAAAAAAGGGAAAAAGGATGATGACCAGCCTGAACTTCCCTTAAATATGCTCAATCCAAAATACACCTTTGATACCTTTGTCATCGGCTCCGGCAACCGCTTTGCCCACGCAGCTTCACTGGCAGTAGCCGAAGCGCCTGCCAAAGCTTATAACCCGCTGTTCATCTATGGGGGAGTCGGACTGGGAAAAACCCACCTTATGCATGCGATCGGCCATTATGTACAAGATCATAATCCAGCTGCTAAAGTGGTTTATTTGTCTTCCGAGAAATTTACGAATGAGTTCATCAACAGCATCCGCGACAACAAAGCTGTCGATTTCCGCAATAAATATCGAAATGTCGATGTTCTCTTAATTGACGATATTCAGTTCCTGGCCGGAAAAGAACAGACCCAGGAAGAATTTTTCCATACATTCAATACACTGCATGAAGAAAGCAAGCAGATTGTCATTTCCAGTGACCGGCCTCCAAAAGAGATTCCGACGCTTGAAGACCGTCTCCGCTCCCGGTTTGAGTGGGGGCTCATTACCGATATCACACCGCCGGATCTGGAAACAAGGATTGCCATCCTGCGAAAGAAAGCAAAAGCTGAAGGGCTTGATATCCCGAATGAAGTCATGCTTTATATTGCCAATCAGATCGATTCAAATATCCGGGAACTCGAAGGTGCACTTATACGCGTAGTAGCTTATTCTTCTTTAATCAATAAGGATATCAACGCCGATCTGGCAGCAGAAGCATTGAGGGACATCATCCCAAGCTCCAAGCCGAAGGTCATCACGATTCATGAGATCCAGAAAACGGTCGGGGAGCATTACAGTGTAAAGCTTGAGGATTTCAAGGCAAAGAAGAGGACAAAGTCTGTTGCTTTCCCGCGGCAGATTGCGATGTACCTCTCCAGGGAGCTGACTGATTTTTCCCTGCCTAAAATTGGCGAGGAATTTGGCGGGCGCGACCATACAACTGTGATCCATGCTCATGAGAAGATTTCAAAGCTGCTCCAGACAGATCCGCAGCTCCAGAAGCAGCTGAAGGAATTGAATGAGCTGTTGAAAGTTTAG
- the dnaN gene encoding DNA polymerase III subunit beta — translation MKFQIQRDSLVQSVQDVMKAVTSRTTIPILTGIKIVASEEGVTLTGSDSDISIESFIPKESDGNEIVEISRTGSIVLQAKFFSEIVKKLPTDKVEIDVQNHLQTVIRSGKSEFNLNGLDAEEYPHLPQLSEEKIFRIPTDLLKAMVRQTVFAVSTSETRPILTGVNWKVEDAELTCIATDSHRLALRKAKVETEANESYNVVIPGKSLSELSKILDDNNDLIDIVITENQVLFKAENLLFFSRLLEGNYPDTTRLIPNESKTEIGMQTKEFLQAIDRASLLAREGRNNVVKFSTIEDGVVEISSNTPEIGKVVEEVQSQFIEGEDLKISFSAKYMMDALKALEGTEIKVSFTGAMRPFVIRPMNDESILQLILPVRTY, via the coding sequence ATGAAATTTCAAATTCAGCGCGATTCATTAGTCCAAAGTGTCCAGGATGTCATGAAAGCCGTGACAAGCAGAACGACGATCCCGATCCTAACAGGAATAAAAATTGTCGCATCAGAGGAAGGAGTTACCTTAACAGGCAGCGACTCCGATATTTCCATTGAATCTTTCATCCCGAAAGAATCCGATGGCAATGAAATTGTTGAAATCTCAAGAACCGGCTCCATCGTACTGCAGGCAAAGTTTTTCAGTGAAATCGTAAAAAAGCTGCCTACAGACAAAGTCGAGATCGATGTGCAAAACCACCTGCAGACCGTAATCCGCTCGGGCAAATCCGAATTTAACCTGAACGGCCTGGATGCTGAAGAATATCCGCATCTGCCGCAGCTGTCTGAAGAAAAGATCTTCCGCATCCCGACCGACCTCTTGAAGGCAATGGTCCGCCAGACAGTCTTTGCAGTGTCCACCTCAGAAACACGCCCTATCTTGACAGGTGTAAACTGGAAGGTGGAAGATGCCGAGCTGACCTGTATTGCAACAGACAGCCACAGGCTTGCGCTAAGGAAAGCAAAGGTCGAAACAGAAGCAAACGAATCCTATAATGTAGTCATTCCAGGCAAAAGCCTGAGCGAGCTGAGCAAAATCCTCGATGACAATAATGACCTGATCGATATCGTTATTACAGAAAATCAGGTGCTCTTCAAAGCTGAAAATCTTTTATTCTTCTCAAGGCTGCTTGAAGGGAACTATCCTGATACCACAAGACTGATCCCGAATGAAAGCAAGACGGAGATTGGCATGCAGACGAAGGAATTCCTGCAGGCGATCGACCGAGCTTCCCTGCTGGCAAGGGAAGGGAGAAACAATGTCGTGAAATTCTCTACCATCGAGGATGGTGTGGTTGAAATATCCTCCAATACACCGGAAATCGGAAAAGTAGTGGAGGAAGTACAAAGCCAGTTCATAGAGGGAGAAGACTTGAAAATTTCCTTCAGTGCAAAATATATGATGGATGCCTTGAAGGCCCTCGAAGGAACTGAAATCAAAGTCAGCTTCACAGGAGCTATGAGGCCGTTCGTCATCCGCCCGATGAATGATGAATCAATCCTCCAGCTGATTCTGCCGGTAAGGACTTATTAA
- the yaaA gene encoding S4 domain-containing protein YaaA: MTDIQISTEYITLGQFLQVADLIQTGGMAKWFLGEYEVFVNDEQDQRRGRKLRSGDKVEIPGIGAFRVTE; this comes from the coding sequence ATGACGGATATCCAAATCTCAACGGAATATATCACACTGGGCCAGTTCCTCCAGGTGGCCGATCTCATCCAGACCGGCGGAATGGCGAAATGGTTCCTGGGTGAATACGAAGTGTTTGTTAATGATGAACAGGATCAAAGGCGGGGAAGGAAGCTCCGTTCCGGCGACAAGGTGGAAATACCGGGCATCGGCGCCTTCCGGGTGACAGAGTAG
- the recF gene encoding DNA replication/repair protein RecF (All proteins in this family for which functions are known are DNA-binding proteins that assist the filamentation of RecA onto DNA for the initiation of recombination or recombinational repair.), with protein MFIEQLLLRNYRNYESLEVQFEDKVNVIIGQNAQGKTNVMESIYVLAMAKSHRTSNDKELIRWDEDYAKIEGRVRKNHGPLPMQLVISKKGKKAKCNHIEQQRLSQYVGNMNVVMFAPEDLHLVKGSPQVRRRFIDMEIGQVSPVYLHDVGQYNKILQQRNHYLKLLQTRKQTDQAMLEILTEQFIEMAARIVAKRFEFLKLLQKWAMPIHEGISRGLETLKIEYKPSADVSDGQELSKMIKVYQEKFEKVRGREIDRGVTMFGPHRDDLAFYVNGRDVQTFGSQGQQRTTALSLKLAEIELIHSEIGEYPILLLDDVLSELDDYRQSHLLNTIQGKVQTFVTTTSVDGIDHQTLKEAAAFEVEAGTLKKIQ; from the coding sequence ATGTTTATTGAGCAGTTGCTCTTAAGGAATTACCGGAACTATGAATCGCTTGAGGTTCAGTTTGAAGATAAAGTGAATGTCATAATCGGCCAGAATGCCCAGGGCAAGACGAATGTCATGGAATCCATCTATGTGCTGGCAATGGCGAAGTCCCACCGGACGTCAAATGATAAAGAACTTATACGGTGGGATGAGGATTATGCTAAAATAGAAGGAAGGGTCCGCAAAAATCATGGACCTTTGCCGATGCAGCTCGTCATTTCCAAAAAGGGGAAAAAGGCGAAGTGCAACCATATTGAGCAGCAGAGATTGAGCCAATATGTCGGGAATATGAATGTAGTGATGTTTGCTCCTGAGGATCTCCACCTTGTCAAAGGGAGCCCCCAGGTCAGACGCCGCTTTATTGATATGGAAATCGGCCAGGTATCGCCGGTTTATTTGCACGATGTCGGCCAATACAATAAAATCCTCCAGCAGCGGAACCACTACCTGAAGCTTCTGCAGACAAGGAAGCAGACCGATCAGGCGATGCTGGAAATCCTGACGGAGCAGTTCATTGAGATGGCGGCGAGGATCGTGGCGAAGCGCTTCGAATTCCTTAAGCTCCTCCAAAAATGGGCAATGCCGATCCATGAAGGCATATCAAGGGGCCTTGAGACCCTGAAGATTGAGTATAAGCCGTCTGCCGATGTATCAGATGGCCAGGAATTGTCGAAAATGATAAAAGTATACCAGGAAAAATTTGAAAAAGTCAGAGGACGGGAAATCGACCGGGGAGTCACCATGTTTGGCCCCCACCGGGATGATCTGGCTTTTTATGTAAATGGCAGGGATGTCCAGACATTCGGCTCCCAGGGCCAGCAGAGGACGACCGCCCTTTCTCTGAAATTGGCGGAAATCGAGCTGATCCACTCTGAAATCGGCGAATACCCCATTCTCCTGCTTGATGATGTACTGTCAGAGCTGGATGATTACAGGCAGTCCCACCTGCTGAACACGATCCAGGGCAAAGTGCAGACCTTTGTGACGACAACAAGCGTCGACGGGATCGACCATCAGACGCTGAAAGAGGCAGCTGCATTCGAGGTGGAGGCAGGTACGCTGAAAAAAATCCAGTGA
- the remB gene encoding extracellular matrix regulator RemB, which translates to MYVHIGEDILVRTRDIIAIIDKQSVSSSKYIEEFLQQHDQVVNLSKGSFKSIVVTGDKVYYSPLASGTLKKRSYKLTVQEF; encoded by the coding sequence GTGTACGTCCACATAGGAGAAGACATACTTGTCAGAACAAGGGATATTATCGCCATCATTGACAAACAAAGCGTCAGCTCATCCAAATACATTGAAGAGTTCCTTCAGCAGCACGACCAGGTCGTCAACCTCTCCAAAGGATCCTTCAAGTCTATCGTAGTCACTGGCGATAAAGTCTATTATTCCCCCCTAGCCTCCGGAACATTGAAGAAACGCTCTTATAAATTGACTGTTCAGGAATTTTAA